One window from the genome of Desulfurobacteriaceae bacterium encodes:
- a CDS encoding NADH-quinone oxidoreductase subunit C: MLEDVKKKVDELFGFKTESYDTNMLLIFGEKEKIRDLLKFLKDFGFSYPHTISVVDYTPEGRGFEINYILEDIYIKKFVIVRIELSENNLAVPSVSDIFPALQPHEREAWEMFGVEFVGNPRLEVMLLPEWAEGTFPLRKSYQFKKHRKGTK; encoded by the coding sequence ATGTTAGAGGATGTTAAGAAAAAAGTGGATGAACTTTTTGGGTTCAAAACCGAGAGCTACGATACAAATATGCTTTTAATCTTTGGAGAGAAGGAAAAAATAAGGGATTTATTGAAATTTCTAAAAGACTTCGGTTTTAGCTATCCTCATACTATATCTGTTGTTGACTATACCCCAGAAGGTAGAGGTTTTGAGATTAACTACATCTTGGAAGATATCTACATAAAGAAGTTCGTAATAGTCAGAATAGAACTTTCTGAAAATAATCTAGCAGTTCCTAGTGTTTCAGATATTTTTCCAGCTTTACAGCCCCATGAGAGAGAAGCTTGGGAAATGTTTGGAGTTGAGTTTGTAGGAAATCCTCGGCTTGAAGTTATGCTCTTACCAGAGTGGGCAGAAGGAACATTTCCTTTGAGAAAGTCTTACCAGTTTAAAAAGCATCGCAAGGGGACTAAGTAA
- the nuoB gene encoding NADH-quinone oxidoreductase subunit NuoB produces the protein MILKFFDWARANSPWGVHFCSGCCSLEILALVGPRFDWERYGFMMTPSPKQADFIIVTGLVSKKVLPVLLRTYQQMPEPRYVFGMGACAAGGGPYWDSDFVAVDVSQYIPFDVFVAGCPPNPEAILEGFLRLKKIILKDRENAAKKYPNKMEQIEY, from the coding sequence ATGATCTTAAAGTTCTTTGACTGGGCAAGGGCTAATTCTCCGTGGGGAGTGCACTTTTGTAGTGGTTGTTGCTCCTTAGAGATTTTAGCCCTCGTGGGACCCCGTTTTGATTGGGAAAGGTACGGCTTTATGATGACCCCAAGTCCAAAACAGGCAGACTTTATCATAGTTACAGGACTTGTTTCAAAAAAAGTTCTTCCAGTTCTCTTAAGAACTTACCAACAAATGCCGGAACCCCGTTATGTTTTTGGTATGGGAGCTTGTGCAGCTGGTGGAGGACCTTACTGGGATTCTGACTTTGTAGCTGTTGATGTTTCCCAGTACATTCCTTTTGATGTTTTTGTTGCAGGTTGTCCTCCAAATCCTGAAGCGATTTTGGAAGGATTTTTAAGACTTAAAAAAATAATTCTCAAAGATAGGGAAAATGCAGCCAAAAAGTATCCAAACAAAATGGAGCAAATAGAGTATTAA
- a CDS encoding NADH-quinone oxidoreductase subunit A → MLYNFIVFVIVMAIAGLSLWLLSVAISPRNPHPVKEDTYECGLPAPEPIISSVNFQYYFYAIIFIAMDIAGVFFGLYAIGKGDPAFGWVFILFSFLLMIPLSYVMLGGRK, encoded by the coding sequence GTGCTTTACAACTTCATAGTTTTTGTTATTGTTATGGCAATAGCAGGACTCTCGCTATGGCTTTTATCGGTAGCAATTTCCCCTCGAAATCCTCACCCTGTTAAAGAAGATACATACGAGTGTGGGCTTCCAGCTCCAGAACCAATAATCTCAAGTGTTAACTTTCAATATTACTTCTATGCGATCATCTTTATAGCTATGGACATAGCTGGAGTCTTTTTCGGTCTTTATGCTATTGGAAAGGGAGATCCCGCTTTTGGGTGGGTGTTTATTCTGTTCTCCTTTCTTCTAATGATTCCCCTATCCTACGTGATGCTTGGAGGAAGGAAATAA
- the pstB gene encoding phosphate ABC transporter ATP-binding protein PstB, with protein MAFIIEIEENAKISVENLNFYYGSKHALKNISFKVPEKRITALIGPSGCGKTTLLRCFNRMHDLYPGNRYEGKILLDGENILDKDYDLIKLRSRVGMVFQKPTAFPMSIFDNVAYGLKLKGIKNKSELEDRVEKALKDAALWDEVKDRLKDPASGLSGGQQQRLCIARAIAVEPEVLLFDEPTSALDPISTAKIEELVVSFRDRLTIIIVTHNMQQAARVSDYTAFMYLGELIEFNKTEDLFIKPKEKLTEDYITGRFG; from the coding sequence ATGGCGTTCATAATTGAAATAGAAGAGAATGCAAAAATTAGCGTAGAGAACCTTAATTTCTATTATGGAAGTAAACATGCTCTAAAGAACATATCCTTTAAAGTTCCTGAAAAGAGAATAACTGCTCTTATTGGTCCTTCTGGATGTGGAAAAACAACGCTTTTAAGGTGTTTTAACAGAATGCACGATCTTTACCCTGGAAATAGATACGAAGGAAAAATTTTACTTGATGGAGAAAATATCCTAGATAAAGATTATGATTTAATTAAATTAAGAAGTAGAGTTGGAATGGTTTTTCAAAAACCGACAGCTTTTCCTATGTCCATATTTGATAACGTTGCTTACGGGTTAAAACTTAAAGGAATAAAAAATAAATCGGAACTTGAAGACAGAGTAGAAAAAGCTTTAAAGGATGCTGCCCTTTGGGATGAGGTTAAAGACAGATTAAAGGATCCTGCTTCTGGACTTTCTGGAGGGCAACAGCAAAGACTCTGTATAGCAAGAGCTATTGCGGTAGAACCTGAAGTTCTCCTCTTTGATGAACCAACGTCTGCTTTAGACCCTATTTCAACTGCAAAGATAGAGGAACTTGTTGTTAGTTTTAGAGACAGATTGACAATAATAATAGTTACCCATAACATGCAACAAGCTGCGAGAGTTTCAGATTATACTGCCTTCATGTACCTTGGAGAGCTTATAGAGTTCAATAAAACCGAAGACCTATTTATAAAACCGAAAGAAAAACTAACTGAAGACTACATTACCGGAAGGTTCGGCTAA
- the pstA gene encoding phosphate ABC transporter permease PstA — MDAVKRRKIVNNIILVLSTFAAIFGIVWLFWILGTLAYKGFSAISLDVFIGDPPSPGENSGGLKHAIVGQALIVLTATVIGIPLGILAGTYIAEYGQNSRLAKVVRDLSDIMMSIPSIVVGTFIYAILVKPVGHFMGIAGAVSLAIMMIPIILRTTDDMLRLVPPELREAGYALGATKFKVIKDIVYRSAITGILTGVILSVARIGGETAPLLFTSFNNNFFTLDMTQPMASLTVTMYDYAMSPYEYWQELAWAAALILTVSVLGANILGRVLASWKFKK, encoded by the coding sequence TTGGACGCAGTTAAAAGGAGAAAGATCGTAAACAACATTATTCTCGTCCTTTCGACTTTTGCAGCAATTTTTGGAATTGTGTGGCTTTTCTGGATATTGGGAACTCTTGCCTATAAAGGTTTCTCTGCCATTTCTTTAGATGTGTTTATAGGAGATCCACCTTCTCCTGGGGAAAATAGCGGAGGGCTTAAACACGCAATAGTTGGTCAGGCTCTAATAGTTTTAACGGCTACAGTTATTGGTATTCCTCTTGGAATTTTAGCAGGAACTTACATTGCTGAATACGGACAAAACAGTAGACTAGCAAAAGTTGTTAGAGACCTTTCAGATATAATGATGAGTATTCCTTCCATAGTAGTGGGTACTTTCATTTATGCCATTTTGGTAAAGCCGGTTGGACACTTTATGGGAATTGCTGGAGCTGTGTCTTTAGCAATTATGATGATTCCAATTATCTTAAGAACAACAGACGACATGTTAAGGCTTGTTCCTCCAGAACTTAGGGAAGCTGGATACGCTTTAGGAGCTACAAAGTTTAAGGTAATTAAGGACATAGTTTATAGGTCTGCCATTACAGGAATTTTAACAGGAGTAATTTTGTCTGTGGCAAGAATTGGAGGGGAAACAGCGCCTTTACTCTTTACATCCTTTAACAATAACTTTTTCACTCTTGATATGACTCAACCTATGGCATCTTTAACTGTTACTATGTACGATTACGCTATGAGCCCTTATGAGTACTGGCAAGAACTTGCTTGGGCAGCAGCTCTAATTCTCACAGTTAGCGTCTTGGGAGCAAACATTTTAGGTAGAGTTTTAGCTAGCTGGAAGTTCAAAAAGTAA